One window from the genome of Trichocoleus desertorum ATA4-8-CV12 encodes:
- a CDS encoding photosystem II reaction center protein K, with protein MEAALLLAKLPEAYSIFDPLVDVLPIIPVFFLLLAFVWQAAVGFR; from the coding sequence ATGGAAGCGGCACTGCTGTTGGCAAAACTGCCTGAAGCTTACTCAATCTTCGATCCCCTAGTGGACGTTTTACCCATCATCCCAGTCTTTTTCTTATTGCTCGCTTTTGTTTGGCAAGCGGCTGTAGGTTTTAGATAA